Proteins from a genomic interval of Sulfitobacter donghicola DSW-25 = KCTC 12864 = JCM 14565:
- a CDS encoding NADH:ubiquinone reductase (Na(+)-transporting) subunit B produces MGLRSFFDKIEPDFLKGGKWERYFPIYEMVESFIYTPKTVTTVAPHARSYVDMKRIMTYVVLATIPCILMGLYNVGLQTNTAIAAYGPSGWRAAVIGALGIGFNPANPLANMLHGAMYFIPIYLTTLIAGGIFEVIFATVRRHEVNEGFLVTSMLYALILPATTPLWQVALGIVFGVVIGKEVFGGTGKNFLNPALTGRAFLYFAYPAQLSGDSVWVPVDGFTGATALAVSASDGYQALAAQGLTWWDSFIGFMPGSMGETSTIAAIIGLLFLLATKIANYRMIVGCLAGMIGFSLLLNAIGSETNPMFAMPWYWHLVVGGYAFGLVFMVTEPVSGSHTNAGRYIYGALIGFMVVMIRVINPAFPEGMMLAILFGNVFAPLIDHFVVQANIRRRAKRHV; encoded by the coding sequence ATGGGCCTGAGAAGTTTTTTTGATAAAATCGAGCCTGATTTCTTAAAGGGCGGGAAATGGGAGCGCTATTTTCCAATCTATGAGATGGTCGAAAGTTTCATCTACACGCCAAAGACCGTAACCACCGTTGCGCCGCACGCGCGGTCTTATGTCGATATGAAACGCATCATGACCTATGTCGTGCTGGCGACCATTCCTTGTATTTTGATGGGTCTGTATAATGTCGGCCTGCAAACAAACACGGCCATCGCGGCCTATGGCCCTTCTGGGTGGCGTGCCGCAGTGATTGGGGCCTTGGGCATCGGGTTTAACCCTGCCAATCCGCTGGCCAATATGCTGCACGGCGCGATGTATTTCATACCGATCTACCTGACCACGCTGATCGCTGGCGGTATTTTTGAGGTAATCTTTGCCACCGTGCGCCGCCATGAGGTGAATGAGGGCTTCCTTGTGACCTCTATGCTTTATGCGCTGATCCTGCCAGCAACCACGCCGCTGTGGCAGGTTGCGCTAGGCATCGTTTTCGGTGTGGTCATCGGCAAAGAAGTCTTTGGCGGCACCGGTAAGAACTTTCTCAACCCTGCGCTGACGGGGCGGGCATTTTTGTATTTTGCCTATCCTGCGCAACTGTCTGGCGATTCCGTTTGGGTGCCTGTGGATGGTTTCACGGGGGCAACGGCCCTCGCTGTGTCGGCATCTGACGGCTATCAGGCGCTGGCCGCACAGGGCCTCACATGGTGGGACAGCTTTATCGGCTTTATGCCTGGATCAATGGGCGAAACATCGACCATCGCGGCGATTATCGGGCTGTTGTTCCTGCTGGCGACCAAGATCGCCAACTACCGCATGATCGTTGGCTGCCTTGCGGGCATGATCGGGTTTTCGCTTTTGCTGAACGCTATCGGTTCCGAGACGAACCCGATGTTTGCCATGCCTTGGTACTGGCACCTTGTTGTGGGCGGCTATGCCTTTGGCCTTGTCTTTATGGTGACCGAGCCCGTTTCGGGATCCCATACAAATGCGGGCCGCTATATTTACGGGGCGCTGATTGGCTTCATGGTGGTGATGATCCGCGTGATCAACCCCGCCTTCCCAGAAGGGATGATGCTGGCAATCCTATTTGGTAATGTCTTTGCGCCATTGATTGACCACTTTGTCGTACAAGCAAACATTCGTCGGAGGGCAAAACGTCATGTCTGA